A stretch of Lactuca sativa cultivar Salinas chromosome 6, Lsat_Salinas_v11, whole genome shotgun sequence DNA encodes these proteins:
- the LOC111914183 gene encoding protein AGENET DOMAIN (AGD)-CONTAINING P1 isoform X2, whose translation MSTHGSCNHDFKKGDEIEVLRKTDDGDVPVWFPATAMNSPSPEGTLHVKFTTLYMERYSKDGRRKRKKIRDYVNVIDGVRRPVTQAEPHRSFAVGEEVETFHENGWRRGEVKEVLENSMYKVVIGGAVEVVVEKSRVRVYRDRSSFPSTLDPPQEKSSHLVLQSNKRTKLRIVCKSRSLRPDPFPNGTPVEVRSYEEGYQGSWYAAMVVGSIDETKILVQYETLKTDDEMQPLVEMADASNVRPLPPTIHRMDRFKMHEEVDAWYNDGWWVGHVSKILGGLKYAVYFWITNEEYEFLHSELRPHQELINEKWVASFLRPKLLEKPPRPEKVKLQTGGGRTLMVGLLRGLKVEIAHGENGFLTTWYPAVILGPVNKGKYLVEYRTLKTTDNNGLLKEEVDVMSMRPCPPIIQSPNQFQVNDRVDAWDFNGWQTGQVFKTMKEFKYAVYFWATKSVVEYRHDYLRLHQDFIDGESRRKGRWMLFM comes from the exons ATGTCTACTCACGGCAGCTGCAACCATGACTTCAAAAAAGGTGACGAGATCGAGGTCCTTAGAAAAACCGACGACGGTGACGTTCCAGTCTGGTTTCCAGCAACCGCAATGAACTCTCCGTCTCCGGAGGGGACTCTACATGTGAAGTTCACTACCTTATATATGGAACGGTACAGTAAGGATGGGAGACGGAAGAGAAAGAAAATCAGGGATTACGTCAACGTAATTGACGGAGTTAGGAGGCCGGTGACACAGGCGGAGCCACACCGTAGCTTCGCTGTTGGGGAAGAGGTGGAGACATTTCACGAGAATGGGTGGCGGAGGGGTGAAGTGAAGGAAGTATTGGAGAATTCCATGTATAAGGTGGTGATTGGTGGTGCGGTTGAAGTAGTGGTGGAGAAATCGAGGGTTAGGGTTTATCGTGATAGATCTTCCTTTCCTTCTACTCTTGATCCACCACAG GAAAAGTCATCTCATCTGGTTTTGCAATCCAACAAAAGAACAAAGTTGAGGATAGTATGTAAATCAAGAAGTTTAAGACCTGATCCCTTCCCAAATGGTACACCAGTGGAGGTCAGAAGCTATGaagaagggtaccaaggttcctGGTATGCTGCCATGGTGGTCGGGTCAATAGATGAAACCAAGATTCTGGTGCAATATGAAACCTTAAAAACAGATGATGAAATGCAACCACTTGTGGAAATGGCGGATGCTTCAAATGTAAGGCCTCTTCCTCCAACAATCCATCGAATGGATCGTTTTAAGATGCATGAAGAAGTGGATGCATGGTATAATGATGGATGGTGGGTAGGTCATGTTTCAAAAATTCTTGGTGGATTGAAGTATGCTGTCTACTTTTGGATAACCAATGAGGAATATGAGTTCCTACATTCCGAGTTAAGACCTCATCAAGAACTGATCAATGAAAAATGGGTTGCTTCTTTCTTG AGACCGAAACTTTTGGAAAAACCTCCCCGACCTGAAAAAGTAAAATTACAAACAGGTGGTGGAAGAACATTAATGGTAGGTCTTTTACGGGGGCTGAAAGTAGAAATAGCACACGGTGAAAACGGATTTTTAACCACCTGGTACCCTGCAGTGATTCTAGGCCCGGTAAATAAAGGTAAATACTTGGTGGAATATCGGACACTGAAAACAACAGATAATAATGGGCTTTTAAAAGAAGAGGTTGATGTGATGTCCATGAGACCTTGTCCACCTATCATTCAATCACCCAATCAATTTCAAGTAAATGATCGGGTCGATGCTTGGGATTTCAACGGGTGGCAAACGGGTCAAGTTTTTAAAACCATGAAGGAGTTTAAGTATGCGGTTTATTTTTGGGCAACAAAGAGTGTGGTTGAATACAGGCATGACTATCTGAGGCTGCATCAAGATTTCATTGATGGT GAATCACGGCGTAAAGGAAGATGGATGCTTTTcatgtaa
- the LOC111914183 gene encoding protein AGENET DOMAIN (AGD)-CONTAINING P1 isoform X1 — protein sequence MSTHGSCNHDFKKGDEIEVLRKTDDGDVPVWFPATAMNSPSPEGTLHVKFTTLYMERYSKDGRRKRKKIRDYVNVIDGVRRPVTQAEPHRSFAVGEEVETFHENGWRRGEVKEVLENSMYKVVIGGAVEVVVEKSRVRVYRDRSSFPSTLDPPQEKSSHLVLQSNKRTKLRIVCKSRSLRPDPFPNGTPVEVRSYEEGYQGSWYAAMVVGSIDETKILVQYETLKTDDEMQPLVEMADASNVRPLPPTIHRMDRFKMHEEVDAWYNDGWWVGHVSKILGGLKYAVYFWITNEEYEFLHSELRPHQELINEKWVASFLRPKLLEKPPRPEKVKLQTGGGRTLMVGLLRGLKVEIAHGENGFLTTWYPAVILGPVNKGKYLVEYRTLKTTDNNGLLKEEVDVMSMRPCPPIIQSPNQFQVNDRVDAWDFNGWQTGQVFKTMKEFKYAVYFWATKSVVEYRHDYLRLHQDFIDGVWNHGVKEDGCFSCNI from the exons ATGTCTACTCACGGCAGCTGCAACCATGACTTCAAAAAAGGTGACGAGATCGAGGTCCTTAGAAAAACCGACGACGGTGACGTTCCAGTCTGGTTTCCAGCAACCGCAATGAACTCTCCGTCTCCGGAGGGGACTCTACATGTGAAGTTCACTACCTTATATATGGAACGGTACAGTAAGGATGGGAGACGGAAGAGAAAGAAAATCAGGGATTACGTCAACGTAATTGACGGAGTTAGGAGGCCGGTGACACAGGCGGAGCCACACCGTAGCTTCGCTGTTGGGGAAGAGGTGGAGACATTTCACGAGAATGGGTGGCGGAGGGGTGAAGTGAAGGAAGTATTGGAGAATTCCATGTATAAGGTGGTGATTGGTGGTGCGGTTGAAGTAGTGGTGGAGAAATCGAGGGTTAGGGTTTATCGTGATAGATCTTCCTTTCCTTCTACTCTTGATCCACCACAG GAAAAGTCATCTCATCTGGTTTTGCAATCCAACAAAAGAACAAAGTTGAGGATAGTATGTAAATCAAGAAGTTTAAGACCTGATCCCTTCCCAAATGGTACACCAGTGGAGGTCAGAAGCTATGaagaagggtaccaaggttcctGGTATGCTGCCATGGTGGTCGGGTCAATAGATGAAACCAAGATTCTGGTGCAATATGAAACCTTAAAAACAGATGATGAAATGCAACCACTTGTGGAAATGGCGGATGCTTCAAATGTAAGGCCTCTTCCTCCAACAATCCATCGAATGGATCGTTTTAAGATGCATGAAGAAGTGGATGCATGGTATAATGATGGATGGTGGGTAGGTCATGTTTCAAAAATTCTTGGTGGATTGAAGTATGCTGTCTACTTTTGGATAACCAATGAGGAATATGAGTTCCTACATTCCGAGTTAAGACCTCATCAAGAACTGATCAATGAAAAATGGGTTGCTTCTTTCTTG AGACCGAAACTTTTGGAAAAACCTCCCCGACCTGAAAAAGTAAAATTACAAACAGGTGGTGGAAGAACATTAATGGTAGGTCTTTTACGGGGGCTGAAAGTAGAAATAGCACACGGTGAAAACGGATTTTTAACCACCTGGTACCCTGCAGTGATTCTAGGCCCGGTAAATAAAGGTAAATACTTGGTGGAATATCGGACACTGAAAACAACAGATAATAATGGGCTTTTAAAAGAAGAGGTTGATGTGATGTCCATGAGACCTTGTCCACCTATCATTCAATCACCCAATCAATTTCAAGTAAATGATCGGGTCGATGCTTGGGATTTCAACGGGTGGCAAACGGGTCAAGTTTTTAAAACCATGAAGGAGTTTAAGTATGCGGTTTATTTTTGGGCAACAAAGAGTGTGGTTGAATACAGGCATGACTATCTGAGGCTGCATCAAGATTTCATTGATGGTGTATG GAATCACGGCGTAAAGGAAGATGGATGCTTTTcatgtaatatttga